GCCATCGGTTAGCGCAGACGGAAATATTATTGCATTTTCTTCCACTGGAGAACTTGTAGGACCTAACACTGATGATATGGCGGAAATATACTATTATGATAAATCTAAGGCTGAAATAATTAGGCTAACCAACTCGCCGTTATTCAGCGATGCGCCTTCCGTAAGTCCTGATGGAAAGCGCGTTGCTTTTACTTCAATCCGAGACCCCAATGGAGAAAATCCAGAAAATAACCAAGAGCTTTTCATGCATGATATAGAATCTGGTCAAACGGAACAAGTTACAAGATCTGAAATGGGGACTGGCAGAGAATCATCTATAAGCTCTTTTGGTATACATATAGCATTTCTTGGTATTGGAAACGTAACAGGAGAACATCCTGATCTAGTCCGTGAGATTTACTATGCTAGATGTTCGCCACCAAAAGATATAAGAAATGTTCCAACTCTATCTGAGTGGGGTCTTGTATCAACCGCAGTGATTTTAGGATTTGCAGGTTTTTATTTCATTCGCAGAAGGAAAGTTTCAGCGGGTTAAATTCTTATTGATTCAAAGCATTTATATGTTAATGTGGTCATGGGCGGTTGGGTTTTCCATCCACTACACTAAATTAAAATTGGAGGCATTGCTATGTACAGAATTCTACTGATGGCGCTTATTCTTGCGCCAGCTATTTCATTTGCAGCAGAAGTTTATTCACCGGGGCCGGGGGCAGTTTGTGATAAGGTAGGCCAGGCCTGTTTTGATAAAGAGGGAGCTTCTATAGGCATAACTAAAGACGAGTTCGGGCAAGAAGCAGCTGATAAGCTTATGAAGAATATTGAAGAAGTTGGCAATGATTGGGATCCTACAAGATTTACAATGAGTGACGGTGTATCTTGTAACACAACAAAAAAGGTTTGTGATGATTCCTATGGCCACTTGGATAAACAGATGACAAAAACACTTTTTGGCGAGGATGCAGTTGAAGATGCGCAGAGCAGCGTAACAAAGGCATCTGTTGAA
The window above is part of the Thermodesulfobacteriota bacterium genome. Proteins encoded here:
- a CDS encoding YcgJ family protein is translated as MYRILLMALILAPAISFAAEVYSPGPGAVCDKVGQACFDKEGASIGITKDEFGQEAADKLMKNIEEVGNDWDPTRFTMSDGVSCNTTKKVCDDSYGHLDKQMTKTLFGEDAVEDAQSSVTKASVEGHCKLYNKKSDNNKYKGPCKIKQKMSADMNEYLIKFDDGNKYVFIQSPEGYKVETPDGMSKNMATMTDHGDKAVFKWGKWQLTAKEN